One region of Olleya sp. Hel_I_94 genomic DNA includes:
- a CDS encoding UDP-glucose dehydrogenase family protein has protein sequence MKIAVIGTGYVGLVTGTCLAETGNEVLCIDIDQEKVKQMQSGKVPIYEPHLDVLFERNIKANRLKFSTSLEEGLEHGDIIFLALPTPEDEDGSADLKYILGVADNIGKLIKDYKVIVDKSTVPVGTSDKVKAAISKNAKVDFDVVSNPEFLREGFAVDDFLKPERIVVGSSSDRATKLMEKLYKPYVRSGNPIIVMDEKSAELTKYASNSFLAAKITFMNEIANFCEKVGADVDKVRIGMGTDSRIGKRFLFPGIGYGGSCFPKDVKALHKSGLDNNYDFKILDAVINVNARQKLVLIPKIESHFNNDLKGKNIAVWGLAFKPETDDIREAPALYMIDALLEAGCNITAFDPEAMPNVKRKLGDKINFADSMYEALNKADALIISTEWSIFRTPNFAKIKEIMNSPTIFDGRNLYDVKDVENEGFKYVSIGR, from the coding sequence ATGAAAATAGCAGTAATTGGGACAGGATATGTTGGTTTAGTAACAGGAACCTGTTTAGCAGAAACAGGAAACGAAGTACTTTGCATAGATATAGATCAGGAAAAAGTAAAACAAATGCAATCTGGAAAGGTGCCTATTTACGAGCCTCATTTAGATGTGTTATTTGAAAGAAACATTAAAGCTAATAGGCTTAAATTTTCTACTAGTTTAGAAGAAGGATTGGAGCATGGAGATATCATTTTTCTTGCATTGCCAACGCCAGAAGATGAAGATGGATCTGCAGACCTTAAATATATTTTAGGTGTAGCAGATAATATTGGAAAGTTAATAAAGGACTATAAAGTCATCGTGGACAAAAGTACAGTGCCAGTAGGTACATCTGATAAAGTAAAAGCAGCCATATCTAAAAATGCAAAAGTAGATTTTGATGTTGTTTCTAATCCAGAGTTTTTACGCGAAGGATTTGCTGTAGACGACTTTTTAAAGCCAGAGCGTATCGTTGTTGGGTCAAGTAGCGATCGTGCAACTAAGCTTATGGAAAAACTATATAAGCCATATGTAAGATCTGGAAATCCAATTATTGTAATGGACGAAAAGTCTGCCGAACTTACAAAATACGCTTCCAACTCGTTTTTAGCTGCCAAAATAACCTTTATGAATGAGATTGCTAACTTTTGCGAAAAAGTAGGAGCAGACGTAGATAAAGTTAGAATTGGTATGGGAACAGACTCTCGTATCGGAAAACGATTTTTATTTCCAGGGATTGGATATGGTGGTTCATGCTTTCCTAAAGATGTAAAAGCATTACATAAGTCGGGATTAGATAATAATTACGATTTTAAAATTTTAGACGCAGTTATTAATGTTAATGCTAGACAAAAACTAGTATTAATTCCTAAGATAGAATCTCATTTTAATAATGATTTAAAGGGGAAAAATATAGCTGTTTGGGGATTAGCATTTAAACCAGAAACAGACGATATTAGAGAGGCACCTGCTTTATATATGATTGATGCTTTATTAGAAGCAGGATGTAATATTACAGCTTTTGATCCAGAGGCTATGCCAAATGTTAAACGTAAATTAGGGGATAAAATTAACTTTGCAGATAGTATGTATGAAGCATTAAACAAAGCAGATGCATTAATTATTTCTACAGAGTGGAGTATTTTTAGAACTCCAAATTTCGCAAAAATTAAAGAGATAATGAATAGTCCAACTATATTTGATGGACGTAATCTATATGACGTAAAAGATGTTGAAAATGAAGGGTTTAAATATGTGTCAATAGGAAGATAA
- a CDS encoding UDP-glucuronic acid decarboxylase family protein has product MSKKRVLITGAAGFLGSHLCDRFINEGYFVIGMDNFITGDPKNIAHLSSNVNFLFIQHDVTNFINIEGDLDYILHFASPASPIDYLKIPIQTLKVGSLGTHNLLGLAKAKNARLLIASTSEVYGDPLVHPQTEDYYGNVNTIGPRGVYDEAKRFQESITMAYHRFHGLETRIVRIFNTYGPRMRLNDGRVIPAFMGQALRGEDLTVFGDGVQTRSFCYVTDQVEGIYRLLLSDYANPVNIGNPHEITIKDFAEEIIKLTGTTQKVIYKDLPVDDPMQRQPDIALAKKLLGWEPKVGRAEGMKKTYDYFKNLTEAELHKSEHKDFSNYNK; this is encoded by the coding sequence ATGAGTAAAAAAAGAGTTTTAATTACTGGAGCAGCAGGATTTTTAGGATCACACTTATGCGATCGTTTTATAAACGAAGGTTATTTTGTTATTGGTATGGATAACTTTATAACAGGAGATCCTAAAAATATAGCACACCTGTCTTCTAATGTTAATTTTCTTTTTATACAACATGACGTTACAAATTTTATAAATATAGAAGGTGACCTAGATTATATTTTACATTTTGCTTCACCTGCAAGTCCAATAGATTATCTTAAGATACCTATTCAAACACTAAAAGTAGGTAGTTTAGGGACACATAATTTATTAGGTTTAGCTAAAGCTAAAAATGCAAGGTTGCTTATTGCTTCTACATCAGAGGTTTATGGTGACCCATTAGTCCATCCACAGACAGAGGATTACTATGGTAATGTTAATACCATAGGACCAAGAGGCGTGTATGACGAGGCCAAACGTTTTCAAGAATCTATAACTATGGCGTATCATAGGTTTCATGGATTAGAGACACGTATTGTCCGTATTTTTAACACTTATGGACCAAGAATGCGACTTAACGATGGACGTGTAATTCCTGCTTTTATGGGACAAGCACTTCGTGGAGAAGACTTGACCGTATTTGGTGATGGTGTGCAAACGCGATCATTTTGTTATGTAACAGATCAAGTAGAAGGGATTTATAGATTACTATTAAGTGATTATGCAAACCCTGTAAATATTGGAAATCCACATGAAATTACCATTAAAGATTTTGCAGAAGAGATTATTAAATTAACAGGCACGACGCAAAAAGTAATATATAAAGATTTACCTGTGGACGATCCCATGCAACGTCAACCAGACATAGCATTGGCTAAAAAGTTGTTAGGTTGGGAGCCTAAAGTAGGTCGTGCTGAAGGTATGAAAAAAACCTATGACTACTTTAAAAACTTAACCGAAGCTGAGCTTCATAAAAGCGAACACAAAGATTTTTCAAATTATAATAAGTAA
- a CDS encoding polysaccharide biosynthesis protein produces MLKQLKQALFQVLESSQKKIDFKNVNYLPRWAILCFDSFILVISLFFTKIIVSKIKNAAFFNLGFSNEELLIVVINVLFFILFRTYAGLIRHSTFIDAAKFFLASLATLLSSLALYYGYFYLVGDELFSIPQLFIYSIVSFCGLFLFRILVKQVFEVYQRYNDEEARLNVLIYGTSENAIAIASALKSEKPSRYKVLGFIDKDGKNKSKEILGLPIIYLKRKTAVLLRIYNAQALIIADSSLTKEESIKIVDSCLEFNYKVFRAPLISDIEKNTTLSNQIQKIQIEDILEREPIQLDNKLVAKEIFNKCILVTGGAGSIGSEIVRQVASYKPSKLLIFDQSESPLYEIQQEIKRDFPDLNFEAIIGDVRKVDVLEDVFKKYNPQVVYHAAAYKHVPLMEKHPSEAIFANIMGSKNVADLSYKFKSEKFVMVSTDKAVNPSNVMGASKRIAEIYVQALQVKAMADPKNKTNFVTTRFGNVLGSNGSVVPLFKRQIQEGGPLTITHPDIIRYFMTIPEACQLVLEAGAMGNGGEIFIFDMGEAVKIIDLAKKIIRLAGFVPYKDIDIKVVGLRPGEKLYEELLSYKSTTLPTYNSKIMIAKIDNCTHTEINKDVNELFILAKEDNKNEIVKKMKEIVPEFLSMNSDFEIFDKKIV; encoded by the coding sequence TAGAATCTAGTCAGAAAAAGATAGATTTTAAAAATGTAAATTACTTACCAAGGTGGGCAATACTTTGTTTTGATAGTTTCATATTAGTAATTTCTTTATTTTTTACTAAGATTATTGTAAGCAAAATTAAAAATGCAGCTTTTTTTAATTTAGGATTTTCAAATGAGGAGCTTTTAATAGTTGTAATTAATGTCTTATTTTTTATACTATTTAGGACTTATGCTGGCCTTATAAGGCACTCAACCTTTATTGATGCTGCTAAGTTTTTTCTAGCGTCTTTAGCTACATTGCTTTCATCCTTGGCATTATACTACGGTTATTTTTATTTGGTTGGTGACGAGTTGTTTTCAATTCCTCAACTGTTTATATATTCCATCGTATCTTTTTGTGGTTTATTTTTATTTAGGATTTTGGTTAAACAAGTCTTTGAAGTTTACCAACGTTACAATGATGAAGAAGCAAGACTAAATGTTTTAATTTATGGTACCAGTGAAAATGCAATAGCAATAGCAAGTGCATTAAAATCGGAAAAACCTTCGCGATACAAGGTTTTAGGATTTATTGATAAGGATGGTAAAAATAAAAGTAAAGAAATATTAGGTCTACCAATTATTTATCTAAAACGCAAAACCGCAGTATTACTTAGGATATATAATGCACAAGCACTTATTATAGCAGATAGCTCCTTAACAAAAGAGGAAAGTATTAAAATTGTTGATAGCTGTTTAGAGTTTAACTACAAGGTTTTTAGAGCGCCTTTAATTTCCGATATAGAAAAAAACACTACACTTTCTAATCAAATTCAAAAAATACAAATTGAAGACATTTTAGAGAGAGAACCAATACAGTTAGATAACAAGTTAGTTGCAAAAGAAATTTTTAATAAATGTATTCTAGTTACAGGTGGAGCAGGTTCCATTGGAAGCGAAATTGTTAGACAAGTAGCTAGCTATAAACCTAGTAAACTATTGATTTTTGATCAATCAGAATCGCCTTTATACGAAATTCAGCAAGAAATTAAACGTGATTTTCCAGATCTAAACTTCGAAGCAATTATAGGAGATGTAAGAAAAGTAGATGTTTTAGAAGATGTTTTTAAAAAATATAATCCACAAGTAGTGTACCATGCAGCAGCATACAAGCATGTACCATTAATGGAAAAACACCCATCGGAAGCTATTTTTGCTAACATAATGGGATCAAAAAATGTAGCGGATTTATCTTATAAATTTAAATCAGAAAAATTTGTCATGGTCTCTACAGATAAGGCTGTTAACCCAAGTAACGTAATGGGAGCCTCAAAACGTATTGCCGAGATTTATGTCCAAGCCTTACAGGTTAAAGCTATGGCAGATCCTAAAAACAAAACTAACTTTGTAACCACTAGATTTGGAAATGTTTTGGGTAGTAATGGCTCTGTTGTACCATTATTTAAAAGACAAATTCAAGAAGGTGGACCGTTAACAATAACGCATCCAGACATTATTAGGTATTTTATGACCATACCAGAAGCTTGCCAATTAGTTTTGGAAGCAGGAGCAATGGGTAATGGTGGAGAGATTTTTATCTTTGATATGGGAGAAGCTGTTAAGATAATTGACTTGGCTAAAAAAATTATTCGTTTAGCAGGTTTTGTACCTTATAAAGATATTGATATTAAAGTTGTTGGATTAAGACCAGGAGAAAAGTTGTATGAAGAGTTGTTAAGCTATAAATCTACAACATTACCAACTTACAATAGCAAAATCATGATTGCCAAAATAGATAATTGTACTCATACAGAAATTAACAAAGATGTAAATGAGTTATTTATTTTAGCTAAAGAAGACAACAAAAATGAAATTGTAAAAAAAATGAAAGAGATCGTACCTGAGTTTTTAAGTATGAATTCTGATTTTGAAATTTTTGACAAAAAGATAGTTTAA